The stretch of DNA gaacTTAGACTCCTGCGGCCCGTACTCCAAAGCAGCAGGTCCATGTTGATTAGGTCCTAGAGGTCATACTAGTACAGACTATTATTCCAGTTCAGCCCGCAGTTATGGCAGTAGTATCTAAGGAGGAggagcttagacttgagaggttcaagaagtatcaccctcctacttacAGTAGTTTAGCTTCAgcggatgcacatggttttctagaggagtgccaccgtattgtctgcaccataggtattgtggagacaagcggagttgcttttactacattccagctgttaggagcagcgtatcagtggtgtcGAGTTTATGAtgagggtagcccagccgatatAGCTTCACTTACATAGACTCAGTTTTTAGAGTTATTCATGAGAGAGTTCATTCCTCATacccttagggatgcatggcatgCAAAGTTTGAGAAGCTTCACCAAGGTACTATGACAGTGTCCGAGTATGCTATCCTATTAAATGGTttttccagacatgcacctgccttggtttctataGTCAAagagcgagtccgtcgatttagcgaggggctcaactatggtattagattcagcatagcTAGAGAGTTGAAGACCTATACCCCATATCAACAAGTGGTAGATATAGCACGGAGGTTGGAGTGTATGCGGGGCCATAAGAGAGAGGACAGGGGAGGCCAAGGGCCTCTAGGTACTAGAGGGTTTAGTGGTGGTCACGCTACTGATACAGCCCATCATGGCAGAGGCTCTATGAGCCGTCTAGTTcactcagcacttccagcttctagtggtgctccgctTATTTCGAGGTCTCgggttgcacactttgctcagccactttctagtgcacctcttgCACGGGATGCCTTCAGCGGTCAGTACTGCCGACCAGGAccaagccagtcccagcagccacacccaccgagagcttgttttgagtgtggtaatATCCGTCACATGTTTAGAGACTGCCCTAGACTCTGGAGGGGTGTACCTCcatagactactcaggctccttGAATTCAGTCAGGTCCATAGACTTCTCAAGCCATGGTTGCTACCCTTAGTGCCGCTCCACCCGCACAGCCAGCTAAGGGTGGGGGACGGGTGGGTAAAGGCctccctagaaggggaggccaggcaAGATTCCATGCTTTTCCAGGTATTATGGAGGCTGCCGCTTCAGACGCAGTCATTACAGGTGTGGTTCCAATTTGCCATAGAGGTGCATCAGTTTTACTTGAttcgggatccacttattcatatgtgtcatcttactttgctctgtatttggaGATATCTCTTGATTCTTTGAGttttcatgtttatgtgtccacgcatgtgggagattctattattgtggagtgtgtgtatcggtcgcgtttagttgttattggtggttttgagaccagagttgatctattgttactttGTATAATAgactttgatgtcatcttgggcatggaccagttgtcgccctatcatgttattctggattgtcatgccaagactatgacattggctatgccagggttgCCACGGTTATAGTTGAGGGGTgtattggattatgttcctagcagggttgtgtcatttctaaaggctcattggatggttgagaaggggtgtgatgcttatctagcctttcTGAGAGATgccagtgctgatactcctacaaTTGAGTTAGTTTCAGTAGTGAGATACTTCCCATATGTATTTGCAGCAGATCTTTTGGGCATGCAGTCCAatagggatatcaattttggtgttgacttattgccgggcactcagcccatttctattccattatATTGTATGACCCTAGCGAAGTTGCAGGGGTTAAAGAAGCAATTGCaaaagttgcttgataagggtttcattcagcctagtgtgtcgTTGTGGTgtgctccagtcttgtttgtgaagaagaaggatggttctatgtgcatgtgtattgattatcggcagttgaacaagattacaatgaagaacaagtatctgttaccCCGCATTGATGGCTTATTTAATCAGATagagggtgccagagtgttctcaaatattgatttgcggtcaggttatTATTAGCTAAAGATTCGTGATCCGAATATTCTGAAGACTGtcttttggactcggtatggtcactacgagttccttgtgatgtcatttgagcTGACCAactccccaacaacatttatgcacctgatgaatagtgtaaatccagccatatcttgattcattcatcattgtttttattgatgacatcttggtgtactcctgcAGCCGAGACGATCATGAGTAGCACATAAGGAtcatgctccagaccttgagagagaagaagttgtatgtaaATTTCTCAatgtgtgaattctggcttgattcggtggcatttttgggtcatgtagtatcgagtgaggggatcaaggtagatccgaagaagattgaagcagtgcaaagttggcctaGACAGTCTTTAGCTACTGAGATTCTTAGTTTCCTTAGTTTGGCCTGGTATTATCGCCATTTCATAGAAGGTTTCTCATTTATTGTtgtacctatgaccagattgacccagaagggtgctcctttcaaatggcccgaggagtgtgaggaaagctttcaaaagctcaagactgctttgactacagccccattgttggtgttgcctacgggttcaaggccttacactgtgtactgtgatgTGTTATGTGTTGGccttggtgcggtgttgatgcaagacggtagggtaattgcctatgcaTCACGGTAGCTAaagactcatgagaagaattattcggtcTACGACTTGGAATTGATAGCTATTGTGCATGCactgaagatctggcggcattatttgtacggtgtcccttgtgtgGTCTTTACCGACCATCatagtctacaacatctgttcaaatagaaagtTCTTAACCTACGACAGTAGAGATcgttggagttgcttaaagactatgatatcattattctatatcattccgggaaggccaatgtggtggccgatgccttgagtagaaaggcagagagcttAGGTAGTTTAGCACATCTACTggcagtagagaggccactagccatggatgttcaggccttggccaaccagtttgttagattggatgttttgaagctcagtcgagttcttgcttgcatgatttcttggtcttctttatatgatcgcatcagagagcgtcactatgacgacccctattttttgtccttaaggacatgatatagcacggcgatgccaaagaGGTTTCTATCAGATATGCcggtgtgttgcggatgcagggccgattatgtgtgcccaatgtggatgggttgcatgagttgatccTTCAGGTGGCTCACAGTTCgtgatactccattcatctgg from Nicotiana tomentosiformis chromosome 11, ASM39032v3, whole genome shotgun sequence encodes:
- the LOC138901479 gene encoding uncharacterized protein encodes the protein MREFIPHTLRDAWHAKFEKLHQGTMTVSEYAILLNGFSRHAPALVSIVKERVRRFSEGLNYGIRFSIARELKTYTPYQQVVDIARRLECMRGHKREDRGGQGPLGTRGFSGGHATDTAHHGRGSMSRLVHSALPASSGAPLISRSRVAHFAQPLSSAPLARDAFSGQYCRPGPSQSQQPHPPRACFECGNIRHMFRDCPRLWRGVPP
- the LOC138901480 gene encoding uncharacterized protein, with translation MVATLSAAPPAQPAKGGGRVGKGLPRRGGQARFHAFPGIMEAAASDAVITGVVPICHRGASVLLDSGSTYSYVSSYFALYLEISLDSLSFHVYVSTHVGDSIIVECVYRSRLVVIGGFETRVDLLLLCIIDFDVILGMDQLSPYHVILDCHAKTMTLAMPGLPRL